The Chengkuizengella sediminis genome contains the following window.
AATCTGAATCAGCATTCTCCTTTGATGGATTTAAATTAAATGAAGGGAAATTTATAGGTGATCACTATTATTTACTTGAATGGAGAAATCACCAGGGAGTAGATGAAGGTTTAGCACATATTAAGTTTGGAAAAAGCATTATGCAATATGACCCAGGACTAGTTGTATGGTACGTGGATCATACTGCAGATAATAATGCTGTAGGTAGCCATCCTGGCGAAGGGTTTTTAGGTGTTGTTGATGCAGACCAACATACTATCACGTGGAGTGATCGATATCTTGCTTCAACTCGTTATCAAGTCCATGATGCTGCGTTTAGTTTAAATAAAACAGAAAAGTTATATGTTGATTATAACTACTTATATGGTGCGGATATTACAGATAACTTTACTCAACAAACACCATTATTTGATGATAGCCAATCCTATTTGAATTCTGGCCAACCTGATGCAGGACGTAACATCCCTAATTACGGCCTTAGGATTCGTGTTATAGGAGAAAGTGATGATCAATCTGTAGGGAAAATACTGATTTTCCGATAAACTATTGATTCTATATAAAAATTCATATTAAATGAATCAACTACGAAGAACCCTACCTTAAATCGGGTTCTTCGTATTAGGACATCTTCTTCTAATCTTTTAAATCGAACTTAGAAAAAGTATATCTTCAAATTGTTGATGTTTATCAATTTCCTCCTTTTGGAAGAAAAATAAGTAATACGCCTACTAATGGGAAAAAACTTAACCAGTACATGACTTGATCTAAACCAATATTTTCAATAGTTAACCCGAGTACTCCTGAACCGATCGCACCTAATCCAAAAGCTAATCCTAGTATAATACCAGTGACAGTTCCAATTTTATTAGGAATCAATTCTTGAGCATAAATTACCATAACAGTGAAGCTAGAAAGCATGATAAACCCTATCATGAAACAAAGTAACATAGCCCAAAAGGGATTAGCGAATGGCAGAGCTAATGAAAAGGGGACTGTACCAAACATAGATAATAACATGATATTCTTTCTACCCCAACGATCCGATAACGTTCCCCCTAAAAAAGTACCTAACACACCACCAAATAAAAAGAGAAAAACATACACTTGAGCATCACTAAAAGTGAGATGATATTTTTCCATAATATAAAACTGATAGAAACTTGTGATCCCTGAATAATACCATGTTCTTGCTGTAATAAAAATAACTAAAATGGAGAAGACATATATTATTTTTTTATTATCTATATGGGATGTCTGATGATCAACTTGTTTTTTCTTTAAAACTTGAAGACTATAAGTTTTTTTATACCAAGCTGATACTTTCAGAAGAGAGAGTATCGCAATCATTACCGCAACACTAAACCAAAGAGTTCCTGATTTACCTAAAGGCGCAAATACTAATGCAGCCATAATAGGAGCAAATGCTTGTCCGAAATTACCACCAACTTGAAATATAGATTGTGATAAACCTCTTTTGTTCCCTGCAGCATAATACACGACTCTTGAGCCTTCAGGATGGTATACAGCAGATCCTATGCCGATAAACATAATTCCAATAAGAAGTAAATAATAGTCATCTACGATGCCAATAAATAAGACACCTATCAATGTAAATAACATTCCTAATGGTAGTGAATAAGGACTAAATCGTGTATCTCCCCACCAGCCCATGAAAGGTTGTATGATCGCAGTGGTAATACTTAAAGTAAAACCCATTATTCCAATTTGGAAATAGGAAAGATTCAAACCCTCTCTTAAAATTGGATATAAAGCAGGAACAATAGCTTGAACTAAATCATTAAGAAAATGAGTAAAACCCATCAAATATACAATGATATAAATAGTTTGGTTTTGCGGTTCTCCAGTTTGTTTACCTATTTGTACCCTGCTCATTTCTATCTCACTCCTTATGTAACTACTCCTAATGGACATTAGTATATTTGTAACATATCTTCTAATGAAATAAAAGATATTATTATTGGTGATTGTAGCCTTTGTTTAAATATTTGCACATTATTTTATATGAAGAGTTATAATATTATTTAAGAGGTTATCCTGAGTTAGGGGATTAATATAGAAGAGAAAATAATAATGAATACTATTAAATTAAGTCACCGTTTTCATGTAAACGATGACTTTTCTTTGTATAGATATATTTAATGATTATTAATATGTCTATAATTTTTTTTATTATCGGTCATATTGTGTATAACATCTCATGTAATAAATATTCATTTTCTTCTTGACTCGAATTAAAGAGTATTGTATGATTATCACGAATGGTTAGACCATTAGACTTTTATTAAAAATATATCAATATATAAGGAGTACATTATGAAAGATAGAGCGAATTTAGGAGGGATCTTTAATAAGGTTAAACCTGTTAGAGGATTCGAAGACATTGCAATGCAAATTCAAGAAGCGATTTATAGCGGTCAGCTAAAAAGTGGTGACCGTTTACCAAGTGAACGTGATTTGGCTGAGATGTTTCAAGTGAGTCGGTCAACTGTACGTGAGGCGATTCGTGTTTTAGAAGCTGAAAAAATTGTAGAAGTTCGTAGAGGAGTTAAAGGTGGGATTATCATAGTTGAACCCAAACCTGAGCAAGTAGGACGCTCTATTGAAGCTTTAATACGATTTAGAGGTGCAACGGCTGAGGAGTTGGGTGAGTTCAGAACAGATTTTGAAAGTCAAACTGCATATTTAGCAGCTAAAAGAGCTACACAAGAGCAATTGGATCGTTTGCAGGAAATTACGAACTTATTTCGTGATGAATCCAGTACTTTTGAAACACCGTGGTCTAGATTGGTAGAATATGATCTTATGTTTCATGAAGAGGTTGCAAACGCTTCCCATAACAAAATTCGTGTCGCGATTATGATGGCCACTCATGGAATACTTCAGAAGTCATCATTGAGTATAGAGAAAGTAGATACGACTGAATGGAGAAAGCAACAAGCGATAGATTTACAGAATATAACGGATGCTATTACGGAGCGTGATCAGGAAAAAGCAAGAAAAGCGATGGAAGATCATGTGGGTAGAAATGTAGATAAATATACGGATCAATGATTTATATATGCATAATTGATAACAACGAAGATTATAATTTTTTAAGATCAGGGAATTAAGTTTTATGGATTAAACATCTGATCGTTTGAACAAAATCAGCATTTTACAATTCTAATTCATTTAATGGTTGGTTTTGTTCAAACTTAGATCTTGTTCTAAGTATTTTTACAAAAGTTCCGTAAAAGTAATTCTATATATATTTGACGGTCCTTTGTTTACTTGGATATTGAAAATCTAGGTTAAAAAATTATAACTTAATACAGTAAGGAGAGGTTTAAATGAAACAGTTTGAAGGAGTATTTGTAGCTATAGTTACACCATTTACCGAAAATTATGAAGTGGATTATCAAGGATTGAAAGATCACTGTGACTGGTTAATTCGTGAAGGAGTACACGGTTTAATTCCAGCTGGGTCTGTTGGGGAATATGCGGCTCTTACAAAAGAAGAAAGAGCCAAAGTTGTTGAAACCGTGATTGAAACTGCAGACGGAAGAGTACCAGTAGTAGTAGGAACAGGCGCACCATCAACTGACCAAGTTGTTAGTTGGGTTCAGCATGCAAAAGATGCAGGAGCAGCAGGTGTAATGGCGCTTCCTCCGATTAACTATAATCCAAGTGAAGCAGAAATTTTTGCTCATTATGAAGCAATTTCAAACGTGGGTCTTCCAATCATTGCATATAATAATCCACATGATTATAAAACCGATTTAACCCCGGAATTATTAAGTAAATTATCTAAGATTGAAAACGTAGTTGCTGTTAAAGAGTTTTCTGGAGATATTCGTAGGGTTCAAGATATTTATGCAAGTGCTGATTTAGAGATTTTAATTGGTGTTGATGATTTAGGTTTTGAAGGTCCATTAATGGGAACAACAGGGTGGATCGCTGGATTTGCGAATGCATTACCTAAAGAAAGTGTAAAAGTATTTGAATTAGGTAGACAAGGGAAAACAGAAGAAGCACTTCCATTATATCGAAAGCTGTTACCTTTATTCCATTATGATGCTAGACCTGATTTAGTGCAAGCTATCAAATATACGCTAGAATTAGCAGGAAGACCTGCTGGACCAACTCGTCCACCACGTTTACCATTAAGTTCATCAGATTTGAAACTAATTAAGGAAGCATATGAACTAGCTATTAGCAAAGATGAAGTTAAAATTTAATAGAAAGGAGAATCAGACTATGAACAGTAAAAATTGGATAGGAGGAGAATGGATTACGCCTAATGAAGGAACTTCAGTTGTGAAAAATCCTTCAAATCTCCAAGAAGAAGTTGGTGTGATTCACTTATCCGATGAATCACAAGTATTCCAGGCAGAACAGGCAGCCAAACAAACTTTTAAGCAATGGTCTAAACTTACTGCAGCAGCTCGAGGTGAACATTTGTATAAAATGGCTGCATCACTTGAAAAACATAGTGAAGAACTAGCTACTCTAGCAAGTTCTGAGATGGGTAAACCTATCACTGAAATGAAAGGTGAAGTAACCAGAGGAATTCATTTATTACGTTATTATGCTGGTGAAGGTGTACGCTCTGACGGAGAAATCATTCCTTCTAGTGATGTGAATGTATTACAATATTCACGCCGTACCCCACTGGGCGTAGTTGGTGTTATTACACCTTGGAACTTTCCTGTGGCGATACCAATTTGGAAGTTTGCTCCCGCTTTGATATGTGGAAATACTGTCATTTGGAAACCTGCAGAAATTGCATCACTAACTGCAACTAAGATGGCAGAAATATTTGAAGAAGCAGGTTTACCAGCAGGTGTATTAAACCTTGTTATTGGTAAAGGAAGAGTTATCGGAGAAACTTTATTAGAGAAAATTGAAATGAATGGGCTTAGTTTTACTGGGTCTACTGATACAGGAAGGAAAATAGCAGCTTTATGTGCAAGTAGGAATATTAAATATCAAACAGAAATGGGCGGGAAAAATGCTGCTATTATTCTGAATGATGCTGATATAACTAAAACGATTCCAATGGTGATCAGTGGTGCATTTCGTTCATCTGGTCAAAAGTGTACAGCTACTAGTAGAATTATTGTGGAAAAAGAGATTTATCCTGCTTTTATAGAACAGTTACAAAAGGCAGTTTCAGAAATTAAAATTGCAAATGCTCTAGATCCTACGGCTTATTTAGGTCCAGTTGCTTCTAAATCTCAATATGACATTGTGAATTCGTATACCGAAATGGCTCGTAGTCAAGCAGAAATCATAGCAGAATGTCAAACTTCCATCTCGGAAGAGGGATATTACATTAAACCTCTAATTGCATCTGGAGTACAGGCGAATCATTCTCTAGTACAAGAGGAAATATTCGGACCAGTGGCTGTGACTTTACAAGCTGAAAACTTTGAAGATGCAATTGAACTATGCAACCAAACCATATTTGGTTTAAGTGCTTCTTTATTTACAACTGATTTATCTAAGGCACATCGTTTTTTAGATGAAGCAAATGCTGGAATGGTAAGAGTGAATCAGGAAACAGCCGGGGTAGAATACCAAGCTCCATTTGGTGGAATGAAACTTTCAAGCTCACATACTCGTGAGCAAGGTCAGGCTGCTTTAAGTTTTTATAGTGAAATTAAGACTTGCGCTATTAAACACACATTCTAAAAACAAATTTATTAGAGGTTGTTCAAAAAGTTTGAACTCGTACCTATTATATTAAGCGCAGGACACACCAACCTTATGGGTAAGGAACGAATGCGCTTAATGTTGTTTTTAGCGAATCAGGAGGATCGTCATGAGAGACCATAAAACAATCATATGTCGTTGTGAAGAAGTAACATTGGAACAATTAGTTCATACTGCAGAGTCATATCGGTGTTCCTCACGAGAGCTTAAACTGCGTACCAGAGCTGGCATGGGACAATGCGGAGGAAGGACATGTCGTGTTTTATTGGATACAATTGTCCAAAAGTGTGCAGATGATCGTACACCGCATGATATACCCTTAGGATATCAAGCTCCAATACGTCCGATTACATTTTCATTAATGGGGGAAAAGGATCATGATTAATAGTAGAATTGTGAATCACCCTATTCTTGGTCGTTTAAAAGAACGAGAAAAGGTTCATTTTACTTTTGATGATAATGAATTTATTGGCTATGAAGGGGAGACGATAGCAGCTGCCATGTTAGCAAATGGAGAACGTGTTTTACGCTGCCATGAGGAGACAGGGAGTTTACGTGGAATCTACTGTAATATTGGTCACTGTATGGAATGTCGTGTAAAGGTTGGCGAACAAAAATCAGTACGTGCTTGTCTAACTCTTGTAGAGGAAGGGATGAAAGTAAACTCTGGTAAAAAATTGCCAACACCATTTAAGAAAGGTGAGACACTATGGTAGATGTCATGATTGTAGGAGCTGGACCTGCTGGTTTATCTGCAGCTAACGTTTGTGCCAAAAATGGCTTAAAAGTAAAAGTTGTTGATGAGTTTATGAAAGCAGGTGGGCGATTACTTGGACAATTACATGAGGAACCTGACGGTACTTGGTGGAATGGCATTGAAGAAGCAAAAAAGCTATATCATAAAACCCAAAGTTTAGATGTAGAAGTCAAATGTGGTGTTTCTGTTTACAATATTAAAAAACTGAAAAAAAGCTGGAAAGTTTATACTACAAAGGGGAACTTTCAAACGAAAGCTTTATTGTTAGCGACAGGTGCTGCTGAAACAGCTTTACCTGTACCAGGTTGGACTCTTCCAGGTGTGATGTCCATCGGAGCTGCTCAAGTGATGACAAATGTACATAGAGTCAGAGTTGGAAATCGAGGGGTTGTCGTAGGTATTAACATCTTGTCGGCCGCCATTACTAGGGAGTTGCAATTGGCAGGAATTGAAGTTACCAGTATGTATCTACCTGGTAAAAATAGGGTCACTAGCGATCAAGCCATTCCATTATCAACGATGAAATCTATGTTAAAAGTTGCTTCTTTAGCTCCTTCAAAATTAATCCGTTTTGGTAGTTATTTTATGAAATTTGAATCGCTTCAATCCTTAGCAGTTAAATTTTATCCTAATAGTGGGATGAAGGTTTGGGGAATGCCAGTCCATTTACGAAAAGCAGTGATTGAAATTGTAGGTGATAAGCAGGTAGAAGGTGTTCGTGTAGCGCAAGTGGATGTGAATGGAGAGCCTATTTTATCCAAGGAAGAATTTGTACCCGCTGATTTTGTTTGCATAGCTGGAGGATTATATCCTCTTGTAGAGTTAGCTGCAGTATCTGGTTGTCCCTTTCAATATGTTCCTGAATTAGGCGGTCATGTACCTGTTCATAATGAAAAGATGAAAACTCCATTAGAGGGTTTATATGTTGCAGGAAACATTACTGGTATAGAAAGCGCGAAAGTAGCCATGAAACAAGGTACAGTGGCTGGCTATTCAGTGGTACAAGATTTGTCAAATAAAAAAGAAACGATTGAAATTCAATTAAAGCAAGCTATGCAAACAGTTGAACATACTCGTGATCAAGCGACGATTCAATTTCATCCTGATATACGTAGTGGTCGTAAGAAAGTGTATATGTCTTTTAATAATATTAAAAAAGCTTAAGCCTCACTTCATACAGTGGTAAAAGGGTTTAAATATGAAAAAGAGGGATTTCTATGGATAGTAGAAATACAGAGGTGTTAATCATTGGTGGTGGTGTAATAGGTGCAGCAACTGCCTATTATGTTGCAAAAAGTGGAATGGAAGTTACCGTCATTGACAAAGGTGATATTGCTTGTGGTACCTCCTCACGTTGTGATGGCAATATTCTAGCCATTGATAAAGAACCTGGATTTGATAGTCAGATGTCTCTAGTAAGCCAAAAGTTAGTTGACCAATTAAGCAAAGAACTTGATCTGCAATTTGAATACAGAGCACCTGGGAGTATTTTAGTTTGTGAAAGTGAAGATGAGATGATAGCTGCAAAGAGTTGGGTGGATAGGCAGAAAAAAGCAGGTCTTTCTTTTAAAATGTTAGATCGAAGTGATATCAAACAAGAATCTCCATATTTTGCTGATGATCTATTGGGTGGACTTGAATGTGAAACTGACTCAACTATTAATCCTTATTTGTTTACCTATTCTTTGTTTCACGGAGCTATGAAATATGGAGCAAAGGTGAAACTTAGATGTGAAATAAAAGGAATGACTAGGGATTCAGAAACCGGCTTATTTAAAGTGAACACGGATAACGGTGAATTTATTGCAAGAAAAGTTGTTAATGCAGGTGGGGTTTGGGCGCCGTACCTTGGAAGTATGCTTGATTTAGAAATCCCTATTAAACCAAGAAAAGGTCATATCATAGTTGCTTCACGTGATATGCCTGTAGGGTTGAGAAAAGTAATGGAATTTGGATATTTAATGTCTAAATTCGGAAAAGAAAGAACAGTTGATGAGGAAACAGATAAATATGGAGTTGCACTTGTCTTCGAACCGACTGAAAGTCAGAATTTTTTAATCGGAAGTAGTCGAGAATTTGTAGGTTTCAATACGAAGGTAGACATGGACGTTGTGAATTGCATTGCTCATAGAACCATACGTTTTTATCCTAAAATAGCTGATTTCCTACTTATCCGTACGTATGCTGGATTAAGACCATGGACACCTGATCATTTACCCATTGTTTCCCCTGTAGAGAAAATTCCAAATTATTATATTGCTGCAGGTCATGAAGGAGACGGCATTAGTTTAGCAGCGATTACGGGGAAATTAATGACAGAATTATTACATGAACAAAGTGATACTATCATTCCTACCGACCCTATTCGTTTTAGTAGATTTCAAAATGTGTCCGAGATTCTAACTTAAGAGGGTGTATTTATGAAAAGTAATAAGATGTTTAGAACGATAGATACGCATACTGGCGGAAATCCAACTCGAACTGTCATCAGCGGACTTCCAAAATTGATTGGGAAAACAATGTCAGATAAAATGTTGCAAATGAAAGAAGAGTATGATTGGATTAGAAAGTTGTTGATGTTTGAGCCTAGAGGTCACGATGTGATGTCTGGAGTATTACTCGTCGAACCATGCCATCCCGATGCAGACCTAGGTGTTATTTATATTGAGACTGGTGGTTACTTACCAATGTGCGGTCACGATACGATCGGATTTTGTACGGCTATGATTGAATCTGGAATGGTGGAAGTTGTTGAACCTATAACGACGTTAACGCTAGATACACCTGCAGGGTTGGTGAAAACGGAAATACTAGTTAAAAACGGAAAAGCAAAGGAAGTATCCTTTCTTAATATAGATTCATTTTTGTATAAAAGTGTTAAGATTTACGTGGAAGGAATAGGGAGCATATCATGTGATATTGCTTATGGAGGAAATTTTTATGCGATTACTGATGCCAGGAAGCTTGGTCTTGATTTAATCCCTTCTAATTCAGCGGAAATTATAGAAACAGCAATTAAAATTCGAAAAGAAATCAATCAAACAGTTGAAGTAGTTCATCCTCAATACCCTTTTATTCATGGATGTACTCATGTGGAGTTTTTTACAGATCCATCCCATAACGATGCTCATGTGAAAAATACTGTTGTAGTACCTCCTGGAGGAATTGATCGCTCACCATGTGGAACAGGAACTTCTGCAAAACTAGCAACTTTATTTGCAAATGATCAAATTAAAATGGAAGAAGAGTTCGTACATGAGAGTATTGTGGGCACATTGTTTAAAGCAAAAGTTAAAGAAAAAACTCAAGTTGGAAGACGACCCGCAGTTGTCACAGAAATAACAGGATCTGCATGGGTCATGGGATTTCATACCTTTTTCAGTCATGATGAGGATGAGTTGAATGAAGGATTTTTACTCATTCCCCCTGCTGATGATCATTAATAGATTGGAGTGGATGAGTTATGGAAATGGTAAAACATTTTACGACGACAGATCTGCATGCGGCTGGTGAACCTCTTAGGGTAATTACGGCGGGAATCCCTTATATAATGGGGAGCACTATGAAGGAGAAACAAGTCTATTTCAATGAACATTTTGATTATGTAAAAAAGATCTTACTTAGTGAACCTCGAGGTCACCTTA
Protein-coding sequences here:
- a CDS encoding MFS transporter, whose product is MSRVQIGKQTGEPQNQTIYIIVYLMGFTHFLNDLVQAIVPALYPILREGLNLSYFQIGIMGFTLSITTAIIQPFMGWWGDTRFSPYSLPLGMLFTLIGVLFIGIVDDYYLLLIGIMFIGIGSAVYHPEGSRVVYYAAGNKRGLSQSIFQVGGNFGQAFAPIMAALVFAPLGKSGTLWFSVAVMIAILSLLKVSAWYKKTYSLQVLKKKQVDHQTSHIDNKKIIYVFSILVIFITARTWYYSGITSFYQFYIMEKYHLTFSDAQVYVFLFLFGGVLGTFLGGTLSDRWGRKNIMLLSMFGTVPFSLALPFANPFWAMLLCFMIGFIMLSSFTVMVIYAQELIPNKIGTVTGIILGLAFGLGAIGSGVLGLTIENIGLDQVMYWLSFFPLVGVLLIFLPKGGN
- a CDS encoding FadR/GntR family transcriptional regulator; translation: MKDRANLGGIFNKVKPVRGFEDIAMQIQEAIYSGQLKSGDRLPSERDLAEMFQVSRSTVREAIRVLEAEKIVEVRRGVKGGIIIVEPKPEQVGRSIEALIRFRGATAEELGEFRTDFESQTAYLAAKRATQEQLDRLQEITNLFRDESSTFETPWSRLVEYDLMFHEEVANASHNKIRVAIMMATHGILQKSSLSIEKVDTTEWRKQQAIDLQNITDAITERDQEKARKAMEDHVGRNVDKYTDQ
- a CDS encoding dihydrodipicolinate synthase family protein, with protein sequence MKQFEGVFVAIVTPFTENYEVDYQGLKDHCDWLIREGVHGLIPAGSVGEYAALTKEERAKVVETVIETADGRVPVVVGTGAPSTDQVVSWVQHAKDAGAAGVMALPPINYNPSEAEIFAHYEAISNVGLPIIAYNNPHDYKTDLTPELLSKLSKIENVVAVKEFSGDIRRVQDIYASADLEILIGVDDLGFEGPLMGTTGWIAGFANALPKESVKVFELGRQGKTEEALPLYRKLLPLFHYDARPDLVQAIKYTLELAGRPAGPTRPPRLPLSSSDLKLIKEAYELAISKDEVKI
- a CDS encoding aldehyde dehydrogenase family protein → MNSKNWIGGEWITPNEGTSVVKNPSNLQEEVGVIHLSDESQVFQAEQAAKQTFKQWSKLTAAARGEHLYKMAASLEKHSEELATLASSEMGKPITEMKGEVTRGIHLLRYYAGEGVRSDGEIIPSSDVNVLQYSRRTPLGVVGVITPWNFPVAIPIWKFAPALICGNTVIWKPAEIASLTATKMAEIFEEAGLPAGVLNLVIGKGRVIGETLLEKIEMNGLSFTGSTDTGRKIAALCASRNIKYQTEMGGKNAAIILNDADITKTIPMVISGAFRSSGQKCTATSRIIVEKEIYPAFIEQLQKAVSEIKIANALDPTAYLGPVASKSQYDIVNSYTEMARSQAEIIAECQTSISEEGYYIKPLIASGVQANHSLVQEEIFGPVAVTLQAENFEDAIELCNQTIFGLSASLFTTDLSKAHRFLDEANAGMVRVNQETAGVEYQAPFGGMKLSSSHTREQGQAALSFYSEIKTCAIKHTF
- a CDS encoding (2Fe-2S)-binding protein, whose translation is MRDHKTIICRCEEVTLEQLVHTAESYRCSSRELKLRTRAGMGQCGGRTCRVLLDTIVQKCADDRTPHDIPLGYQAPIRPITFSLMGEKDHD
- a CDS encoding (2Fe-2S)-binding protein: MINSRIVNHPILGRLKEREKVHFTFDDNEFIGYEGETIAAAMLANGERVLRCHEETGSLRGIYCNIGHCMECRVKVGEQKSVRACLTLVEEGMKVNSGKKLPTPFKKGETLW
- a CDS encoding NAD(P)/FAD-dependent oxidoreductase, producing MVDVMIVGAGPAGLSAANVCAKNGLKVKVVDEFMKAGGRLLGQLHEEPDGTWWNGIEEAKKLYHKTQSLDVEVKCGVSVYNIKKLKKSWKVYTTKGNFQTKALLLATGAAETALPVPGWTLPGVMSIGAAQVMTNVHRVRVGNRGVVVGINILSAAITRELQLAGIEVTSMYLPGKNRVTSDQAIPLSTMKSMLKVASLAPSKLIRFGSYFMKFESLQSLAVKFYPNSGMKVWGMPVHLRKAVIEIVGDKQVEGVRVAQVDVNGEPILSKEEFVPADFVCIAGGLYPLVELAAVSGCPFQYVPELGGHVPVHNEKMKTPLEGLYVAGNITGIESAKVAMKQGTVAGYSVVQDLSNKKETIEIQLKQAMQTVEHTRDQATIQFHPDIRSGRKKVYMSFNNIKKA
- a CDS encoding NAD(P)/FAD-dependent oxidoreductase produces the protein MDSRNTEVLIIGGGVIGAATAYYVAKSGMEVTVIDKGDIACGTSSRCDGNILAIDKEPGFDSQMSLVSQKLVDQLSKELDLQFEYRAPGSILVCESEDEMIAAKSWVDRQKKAGLSFKMLDRSDIKQESPYFADDLLGGLECETDSTINPYLFTYSLFHGAMKYGAKVKLRCEIKGMTRDSETGLFKVNTDNGEFIARKVVNAGGVWAPYLGSMLDLEIPIKPRKGHIIVASRDMPVGLRKVMEFGYLMSKFGKERTVDEETDKYGVALVFEPTESQNFLIGSSREFVGFNTKVDMDVVNCIAHRTIRFYPKIADFLLIRTYAGLRPWTPDHLPIVSPVEKIPNYYIAAGHEGDGISLAAITGKLMTELLHEQSDTIIPTDPIRFSRFQNVSEILT
- a CDS encoding proline racemase family protein translates to MKSNKMFRTIDTHTGGNPTRTVISGLPKLIGKTMSDKMLQMKEEYDWIRKLLMFEPRGHDVMSGVLLVEPCHPDADLGVIYIETGGYLPMCGHDTIGFCTAMIESGMVEVVEPITTLTLDTPAGLVKTEILVKNGKAKEVSFLNIDSFLYKSVKIYVEGIGSISCDIAYGGNFYAITDARKLGLDLIPSNSAEIIETAIKIRKEINQTVEVVHPQYPFIHGCTHVEFFTDPSHNDAHVKNTVVVPPGGIDRSPCGTGTSAKLATLFANDQIKMEEEFVHESIVGTLFKAKVKEKTQVGRRPAVVTEITGSAWVMGFHTFFSHDEDELNEGFLLIPPADDH